The Brevibacillus brevis genome contains a region encoding:
- a CDS encoding serine hydrolase — protein sequence MLSSLFAQISNLIKDAGGEWGIFFEDLQTGETLSINEDQRFYAASVIKVPIMTAVFAEAYAGKFALEDKIKLRAEDLVGGAGVLQHMTPGTEFTIRDLVTLMIIQSDNTATNMMIDLVGTESIRNAMQKTEMTNSHFYNKLMVVPAELEGYNEVTAKDMGSHLRYLATGKVISYDSCLKMVAILKTQQHRDRIPFLLPDPDGDVIGMIPKWEFANKTGSVTKITHDVGILYIGSHAVTLSLLNKGLEQKDAANVMAQIGTLVYHVYSQKA from the coding sequence ATGTTATCCAGTCTTTTTGCCCAAATATCCAATCTGATCAAGGATGCAGGAGGGGAATGGGGAATCTTTTTCGAAGATTTGCAAACCGGTGAAACATTATCCATCAACGAAGATCAGCGCTTTTATGCAGCCAGTGTGATCAAAGTCCCGATCATGACAGCCGTTTTTGCAGAGGCGTACGCAGGCAAATTTGCCTTGGAGGACAAGATCAAGCTGCGTGCAGAGGATCTCGTTGGCGGTGCAGGTGTTCTTCAGCATATGACTCCCGGCACTGAATTTACGATTCGCGACCTGGTTACCCTGATGATCATCCAAAGCGACAATACGGCGACGAACATGATGATTGATCTCGTCGGAACAGAGAGCATTCGCAACGCAATGCAAAAAACCGAAATGACAAACAGTCACTTCTACAACAAGCTTATGGTCGTCCCAGCTGAATTGGAAGGATACAATGAGGTGACGGCAAAAGACATGGGAAGCCACCTCCGATACTTGGCAACAGGAAAAGTGATCTCCTACGACAGCTGTTTGAAAATGGTCGCCATCTTGAAGACTCAGCAGCACCGCGATCGCATTCCCTTCCTTTTGCCTGACCCAGACGGCGATGTGATCGGGATGATTCCGAAATGGGAATTCGCCAACAAGACTGGCTCTGTGACCAAAATCACGCATGATGTCGGCATCCTCTACATCGGTTCTCATGCTGTTACCTTGTCCCTATTAAACAAGGGACTCGAGCAAAAGGATGCTGCCAACGTCATGGCGCAAATCGGCACTCTCGTCTATCACGTATATAGTCAGAAAGCGTAA
- a CDS encoding phytoene desaturase family protein yields the protein MTTNHYDVVIVGAGLAGLSSAAYLSSKGKKVAVLERGQLGGRAVTLKIKGFNFNFGAHAIYARDSSVLRTFEKELGLNIDWQDFNPTKAKYDIGSDLTAVPANVQGLFQTKLLKGMDKVLFTFEILKTMLKMEKGHPHMSIQKWMEKKQVNEEVREMMLTLASSNFFTREPEKIPSDVFFEYYSRLFTTNKPVAYIGGGWQALINEFVRVIEANQGTILIKTKVEKFQVENDRVVGVVTPEGEFTADEFICCIPPKEMAKVFAETRLEHAIAQHAEYEPTVVMVYDIGLKERIDVPFSYIYEKANNIFITDISYYDRTCVPEGGQLLQATAYMRQDEVGNKEAAEIRKQEIENLYDKHFPGWREQLVVPRVSARAVVQEIKWTMNQKPMPIFMPDYRNLFFAGDWCEGQGQLSELSFSSAMNVAKLILEKE from the coding sequence GGTGCAGGACTTGCTGGTCTTTCCAGTGCCGCCTACCTGTCGTCGAAAGGCAAAAAAGTTGCAGTTTTGGAACGCGGTCAATTGGGTGGACGTGCTGTTACACTGAAGATCAAAGGATTTAACTTCAACTTCGGTGCCCACGCCATTTATGCTCGCGACAGCTCCGTTTTGAGAACGTTTGAAAAAGAATTGGGTCTGAACATCGATTGGCAGGATTTCAATCCGACGAAAGCCAAGTACGATATTGGTAGCGATCTGACTGCAGTTCCGGCGAATGTACAAGGACTTTTCCAAACGAAGCTCTTAAAAGGCATGGACAAAGTATTGTTCACGTTTGAGATTTTGAAAACGATGCTAAAAATGGAAAAAGGCCATCCACATATGTCGATTCAAAAGTGGATGGAGAAAAAGCAAGTCAACGAAGAAGTGCGAGAAATGATGTTGACGCTTGCTTCTTCCAACTTCTTCACACGTGAGCCTGAAAAGATTCCTTCTGACGTATTCTTTGAGTACTACAGCCGTTTGTTTACAACAAATAAACCGGTAGCGTATATCGGTGGCGGCTGGCAAGCATTGATCAATGAATTCGTGCGTGTGATTGAAGCGAATCAGGGTACGATTCTGATCAAAACCAAAGTAGAAAAGTTCCAAGTAGAGAATGATCGTGTGGTTGGAGTGGTGACACCGGAGGGCGAATTTACGGCGGATGAATTTATTTGCTGTATTCCGCCGAAGGAGATGGCGAAAGTCTTTGCGGAGACGCGCCTGGAGCATGCGATTGCACAGCATGCTGAATACGAGCCAACGGTCGTTATGGTGTATGACATTGGCTTGAAAGAGCGAATTGACGTACCGTTCTCCTACATCTACGAAAAAGCAAACAATATTTTCATTACCGATATTTCGTATTATGACCGCACTTGTGTACCTGAAGGCGGGCAGTTGCTGCAGGCGACTGCTTACATGCGTCAGGATGAAGTAGGAAACAAGGAAGCGGCCGAAATCCGCAAACAAGAGATTGAAAACCTGTATGACAAGCATTTCCCAGGCTGGCGTGAGCAACTGGTTGTGCCGCGCGTTTCTGCTCGTGCAGTCGTACAGGAGATCAAATGGACCATGAATCAGAAGCCAATGCCGATTTTCATGCCGGATTACCGCAACCTGTTCTTTGCGGGTGACTGGTGTGAAGGACAAGGCCAGCTGTCTGAGCTGTCTTTCTCTAGCGCGATGAACGTTGCCAAGCTGATTTTGGAAAAAGAATAG